In Rhodococcus pseudokoreensis, the DNA window GTAGAGCCCGATCGTCATCAGCGTCGATTGCTGGACGATCTTCAGTCCAGCATCGAAGCACCAGGCCATCAGGCGCGTGTTGCGTGACGGCACGAGGAACCCGAGGCCGGTGAACTCGTCGGCACCGACCAGGAGCGCGATGACGTCGTCGTCGGCCTTGCCGACCGCATGGCAGGTGTAGCCGAAGCCCGTCGCATAGCCAGTGATCCGGCCGCCACGCTCGACCACCCGGGCGGTGCCGGCATTGACCCAGAACTGCAGCTCGCCGTGACGGTCGTGGCCGTGCACCTGCCGGCAGATCTCGTCGCAGGCAGCGATATCGTCCGGTGTCGCCGGCCGCACGACTGCGCCGGGAATCGCGGACCCGCGTGGCGTTCCCTGGAAGACGGTCAACAGCTCACGCACAGCGAAGCCGAGCTTGGCGTACAGGGAGAAAGACCGATAGTTGTACGCCGTCTGGACCAGCCGAATGCCAGCGACGTCACGCTCCTCCGATCGCTCAAGCAGTGCATTCATCAACGCACGACCCGCCCCTGCGTCCGGCGCCGCCGGATCAACGGCGACGGGACCTATGCCGACGATCTTGCCGCGCTCGTCCTGCAACGCGCTGCCGACGATATGGCCTTCGCGCTCGGCAACCAGACCGTAGATGCCATCGGTGGCGAGCATTGCCCTGATCTGGAAGTCGGCGAATTCGGGCGTGCCCGCTTCGATGGGAAAGGCATGGCGTGTGGCGAGCGCCTCGAAAGCGTCGAACAAGATGCGCCCACACATCCGGGCATCGTCCGGCGTCGCCTCGCGGATCTGCAGTTCGGTCATTCACCTATTGTCGCGCTTGCGCAGCCGACGGTTGTCCCAAAAGCGGATCGGCGACCGGAATCTGAGAAGCATGGATATGGTTCGGGTGTGCCCGAGATTGCTAGCCGGCATCGCACCCAACCACCGCCGCCTCGCTTTGTCTTCGAAGCCCTCACCAATCCTGACCGTGACCCCGTTCGTCCGTGGCTGATCTTGCACAACGACGAACAACGTCCCACGATCGCCGAGGCGGTGGAACCGAACCTCGTCGTCTGGACGTCGATCTGGCCGTGGTGACCGGATGCACGGATCCGTTTCGACATCACGGGCCCACCACGCGGCAGCGCTACTCTGTGCTGGACATTGATCGTCGATGAACCAGTCCCAGACAGAGAAACGACCGTCCGCATGCGCAAGCGAGTGAATGAACTCATCAACGCGAATCTGCGCTTCACGTTCGGTTAGTAGTCGCCCGATCGAGGATCGTTCAAGCGAGGCTCGGGTGGGCACACGGGATCCTGCGGTCGTCTCCCATGACGACGATAACGGAAGGCTTCTGACGCCATGGTGACCGCAGCACGGCAAGGATGAATCCGTCATCGGCGACATCCGCAACAAACTCATCGAGGGAAGTGGTAATCGCGATACTCCGCGCCCCGCTGGCCACGAAGCCGCTGATGGTGATCCATGAACTGTCGGGAGGGTTACCATCAGCAGAGGGTGGCCCGGTTCGAGAAATTTCCAGGCGTTGGATGAAAGATGGCCGGAAATCTCGATCAGGGGCTGCTCGCGGCAACTCGCCAACAGTCATCATTTGCGGGGTTTCCCACTGCCCGTCCACTTCGTTCACCATGACGACGTACCGCGACTCGGCGTTTCGGAGCGCAACTGCAGCGACATTCTCACGTACAACAAGCCGGTACGGCTCCACCGCGCCGCCACTCCGCCCA includes these proteins:
- a CDS encoding GNAT family N-acetyltransferase; this encodes MTELQIREATPDDARMCGRILFDAFEALATRHAFPIEAGTPEFADFQIRAMLATDGIYGLVAEREGHIVGSALQDERGKIVGIGPVAVDPAAPDAGAGRALMNALLERSEERDVAGIRLVQTAYNYRSFSLYAKLGFAVRELLTVFQGTPRGSAIPGAVVRPATPDDIAACDEICRQVHGHDRHGELQFWVNAGTARVVERGGRITGYATGFGYTCHAVGKADDDVIALLVGADEFTGLGFLVPSRNTRLMAWCFDAGLKIVQQSTLMTIGLYNEPQGAWLPSIGY